A window from Dermacentor albipictus isolate Rhodes 1998 colony chromosome 10, USDA_Dalb.pri_finalv2, whole genome shotgun sequence encodes these proteins:
- the LOC135898296 gene encoding globin-like encodes MGNVLRKNFSNQQCPLTERDKILIRNSWRMYCERNPDYDVSIFIGMFAKYPEYLQLFPRFRDKELRALRNDAAFRAHACAVGQQLSAIVECIEDDEAFVELIRKNAADHVPRAGVRPANFEGFFAAALEQMVACNRALMTPATVDAWQRLFEIMNTITRNVYEEAAEVLATSQHASSGDERTLPDPVTAFAEPSKTDAADAAAGSSTAPGLLTTQEATAGPGASEKLAAERRDSDPGT; translated from the exons ATGGGCAATGTTCTGCGCAAGAACTTCAGCAACCAGCAATGCCCCTTGACGGAACGCGATAAGATCCTGATTCGCAATAGCTGGCGCATGTACTGCGAGCGGAACCCGGACTACGACGTGAGCATCTTCATCGGCATGTTCGCCAAGTACCCCGAGTACCTGCAGCTGTTCCCCAGGTTCAGGGACAAGGAACTGCGCGCGCTTCGCAACGACGCCGCATTCCGGGCTCACGCATGCGCCGTGGGCCAGCAGCTGTCGGCCATCGTCGAGTGCATCGAGGACGACGAGGCGTTCGTCGAGCTGATCCGCAAGAACGCCGCCGATCACGTACCGCGGGCCGGCGTGCGGCCCGCGAACTTCGAGGGTTTCTTCGCCGCCGCGCTCGAGCAGATGGTGGCCTGCAACAGAGCACTCATGACGCCGGCGACCGTGGACGCGTGGCAGAGGCTTTTCGAG ATAATGAACACAATCACGAGGAACGTGTACGAGGAGGCCGCAGAAGTCTTGGCAACCAGCCAGCACGCCTCGTCGGGAGATGAACGCACATTGCCCGACCCAGTCACTGCATTTGCTGAACCTTCGAAGACGGACGCTGCTGATGCTGCAGCTGGTTCCAGCACCGCGCCCGGACTACTGACCACACAGGAAGCCACCGCCGGCCCTGGTGCTTCGGAGAAACTGGCCGCGGAGCGTCGGGACAGCGATCCTGGCACTTAG
- the LOC135898304 gene encoding globin-like, with protein sequence MGNVLRKNFSNQQCPLTERDKILIRNSWRMYCERNPDYDVSIFIGMFAKYPEYLQLFPRFRDKELRALRNDAAFRAHACAVGQQLSAIVECIEDDEAFVELIRKNAADHVPRAGVRPANFEGFFAAALEQMVACNRALMTPATVDAWQRLFEIMNTITRNVYKEAAEVLATSQHAPSADERSSLDPVAAFAEPSKTDAADAAAGSSTAPGLLTTQEATAGAGASEKLAAERRDSDPGT encoded by the exons ATGGGCAATGTTCTGCGCAAGAACTTCAGCAACCAGCAATGCCCCTTGACGGAACGCGATAAGATCCTGATTCGCAATAGCTGGCGCATGTACTGCGAGCGGAACCCGGACTACGACGTGAGCATCTTCATCGGCATGTTCGCCAAGTACCCCGAGTACCTGCAGCTGTTCCCCAGGTTCAGGGACAAGGAACTGCGCGCGCTTCGCAACGACGCCGCATTCCGGGCTCACGCATGCGCCGTGGGCCAGCAGCTGTCGGCCATCGTCGAGTGCATCGAGGACGACGAGGCGTTCGTCGAGCTGATCCGCAAGAACGCCGCCGATCACGTACCGCGGGCCGGCGTGCGGCCCGCGAACTTCGAGGGTTTCTTCGCCGCCGCGCTCGAGCAGATGGTGGCCTGCAACAGAGCACTCATGACGCCAGCCACCGTGGACGCGTGGCAGAGGCTTTTCGAG ATAATGAACACAATCACGAGGAACGTGTACAAGGAAGCCGCAGAAGTCTTGGCAACCAGCCAGCACGCGCCGTCGGCAGATGAACGCTCATCGCTCGACCCAGTCGCTGCATTTGCTGAACCCTCGAAGACGGACGCTGCTGATGCTGCAGCTGGTTCCAGCACCGCGCCCGGACTACTGACCACACAGGAAGCCACCGCCGGCGCTGGTGCTTCGGAGAAACTGGCCGCGGAGCGTCGGGACAGCGATCCTGGCACTTAG